In one Silene latifolia isolate original U9 population chromosome 10, ASM4854445v1, whole genome shotgun sequence genomic region, the following are encoded:
- the LOC141604703 gene encoding uncharacterized protein LOC141604703 isoform X1, with protein MLVNYRFCQGTEVKKFGAAGEAYINRAAKMAVKLNTSVFYGSLCHLHLNDWIPSPLQIIGVLKFIPSHITVVFDHIAKCNGSLWALIWVQSTSKVLLFGMGPQPLNV; from the exons ATGTTGGTCAACTATAGATTCTGCCAAGGTACA GAGGTTAAGAAATTCGGAGCAGCTGGCGAAGCTTATATAAACCGGGCTGCAAAAATGGCTGTAAAATTGAATACAAGTGTCTTTTACGGGAGTCTTTGTCACTT GCATCTTAATGACTGGATTCCATCTCCTCTGCAGATAATTGGTGTACTGAAGTTTATTCCTTCACACATTACG GTGGTGTTTGACCATATTG CTAAGTGCAATGGTTCCCTTTGGGCACTTATTTGGGTACAATCCACTAGCAAAGTGCTGCTGTTTGGGATGGGGCCTCAACCTTTGAACGTTTAA
- the LOC141604703 gene encoding uncharacterized protein LOC141604703 isoform X2, producing the protein MAVKLNTSVFYGSLCHLHLNDWIPSPLQIIGVLKFIPSHITVVFDHIAKCNGSLWALIWVQSTSKVLLFGMGPQPLNV; encoded by the exons ATGGCTGTAAAATTGAATACAAGTGTCTTTTACGGGAGTCTTTGTCACTT GCATCTTAATGACTGGATTCCATCTCCTCTGCAGATAATTGGTGTACTGAAGTTTATTCCTTCACACATTACG GTGGTGTTTGACCATATTG CTAAGTGCAATGGTTCCCTTTGGGCACTTATTTGGGTACAATCCACTAGCAAAGTGCTGCTGTTTGGGATGGGGCCTCAACCTTTGAACGTTTAA